CGCTGGCCTCGAGGAAATCCATGATCTCGTACTGGCGCGCCGCCGTTGTGAAGCGCACCAGGGGCAGGCCGTAGGCACCGTACTCCGTCGGCGTGGCGCGCAGGAACTCGTCGTGGCACAGCACCTCGTCGCCAAAGCGCTGCTTGAAGCGCGTGCACAGGTCGAGGTCGAACGGATGCGGGTGCTCGAACTGCAGGTAGGTCCAGCTCTTGTCGGCCTTCAGCGCCTGCAGCGTCGTGTGGTTGTAGGCGCATTCGTAGGCCGGCGGCAGCCGCCGGGCGTGCAGCTCGGCCTCCGGCAGGCACAGGGTTTCCTGCCCGCCGAAGGCGCGGGCCTGCGCCCGGTAGCGCTCGCGGCTGTCCTCGCCCACCATCGCGAAGACGGCGTGGCTGCCCGGCGGGAAGTACTCGGCCAGGTGCTTGTAGTACGGCGTGAAGCCGCTCTCCACGGCGGTCAGCAGGAACAGGTCGATGTCGGTGCCGCAGATGCCGTGGCAAAAGCGGGTGGCATCGGCGTAGCTGCCGAAGGTGGCGATCGAGTGGTACCAGTGCACGGCGGCCTGCAGCGCCAGCGTGACGCGCGTGATGATGCCGTTGGTGCCATAGGCGTGGTGCACCTTCTGCACGTCCTCGCCCTGCAGTTCCAGCACGCGCGGCGTTTCCTCCAGCGTCACCACCTGCACCGACAGCACGTTGCCCGGGTCCTTGAGCACGCCGTTGCGCACCGAGCCGACACCGGCCGAGCCGCCCGCGATGAAGCCGCCCACCGTGGCCGCCCGCAGCGTGGACGGGAACATGCGCAGCTGC
This Variovorax terrae DNA region includes the following protein-coding sequences:
- a CDS encoding FAD-binding oxidoreductase, whose product is MNPHTDSLARFTEELGGIRVLSAPEQLRRKSRDFFWYSPILNEQLEGRTADLVVVPQTEDEVVTIARAAARHGLPVTVRGGGTGNYGQCVPLAGGVVLDMTAMNRILSIRDGVAEVQAGVLLHALQQEAEKVGQQLRMFPSTLRAATVGGFIAGGSAGVGSVRNGVLKDPGNVLSVQVVTLEETPRVLELQGEDVQKVHHAYGTNGIITRVTLALQAAVHWYHSIATFGSYADATRFCHGICGTDIDLFLLTAVESGFTPYYKHLAEYFPPGSHAVFAMVGEDSRERYRAQARAFGGQETLCLPEAELHARRLPPAYECAYNHTTLQALKADKSWTYLQFEHPHPFDLDLCTRFKQRFGDEVLCHDEFLRATPTEYGAYGLPLVRFTTAARQYEIMDFLEASGCLIFDPHVYTIEDGGMKTIDQNQLAFKRLADPAGLMNPGKMKAWEAQRAPA